Proteins found in one Arachis stenosperma cultivar V10309 chromosome 8, arast.V10309.gnm1.PFL2, whole genome shotgun sequence genomic segment:
- the LOC130944835 gene encoding mitochondrial fission protein ELM1 — protein sequence MNGMKSAWMRPIQLPEPPSPTAPRSTPDVFDSAIIVRRAVVIGNGFPSSENQSLGLVRALGLSDNHLFYRVTRPKGGINELLQWLPVSLHKKIDYIIRIFRACSQLVFKSHIQHAKLGRNGFSDSAAEGLLAVLEADVKHIVNLARDSFEKEGPLLVVASGRDTISTASSIKRLASESVFVVQIQHPRVHLHRFDMVITPRHDYYPLTPQAQKQVPRVLRRWITPREPADSHVVLTMGALHQIDFASLRNAAITWHDVFASVPKPLLVVNIGGPTRNCRYGVDLAKQLAASLLNVLASCGSVRISFSERTPQKVSYTILKELGGNPKVYIWDGQEPNPHLGHLAWADAFVVTADSVSMISEACSTGKPVYVIGAERCKWKFTEFHKLLREKGVVRPFTGSEDISESWSYPPLNDTADAAKKVRESLAARGWKLKT from the exons ATGAATGGAATGAAATCAGCGTGGATGAGGCCAATTCAGCTTCCTGAGCCGCCAAGCCCCACCGCCCCCAGGTCTACTCCCGACGTCTTTGATTCCGCCATCATCGTCCGCCGCGCCGTCGTCATCGGCAACGGTTTCCCTTCCTCTGAGAATCAGTCCCTCGGATTGGTTCGAGCCCTTGGTCTCTCTGATAACCACCTCTTCTAT CGTGTGACGAGGCCCAAGGGTGGAATCAACGAGTTGCTCCAATGGCTTCCGGTGTCTCTCCACAAGAAGATCGATTATATCATAAGGATATTCCGTGCTTGCTCCCAACTTGTCTTCAAATCTCATATACAACACGCCAAGCTTGGTCGAAACGGTTTCAGTGACTCTGCTGCTGAAGGATTGTTGGCGGTTCTAGAGGCTGATGTCAAGCACATAGTCAATTTGGCTCGTGATtcttttgaaaa GGAGGGACCGTTGTTGGTGGTTGCATCTGGAAGGGACACCATTTCTACTGCAAGTTCGATAAAACGTTTGGCATCTGAGAGTGTTTTTGTCGTTCAG ATACAACATCCAAGGGTGCATTTGCACAGATTTGACATGGTGATTACACCTCGTCATGATTATTATCCATTGACTCCACAAGCACAGAAACAAGTTCCTAGGGTTCTTCGAAGGTGGATAACTCCACGCGAGCCTGCAGATAGTCATGTG GTTCTTACCATGGGAGCCTTGCATCAAATAGATTTTGCTTCACTCCGTAATGCTGCCATTACATGGCATGATGTGTTTGCCAGTGTTCCTAAGCCCTTGCTTGTAGTCAACATTGGAGGACCAACAA GAAACTGTCGATATGGTGTTGATCTTGCAAAGCAGTTAGCAGCCTCTTTGCTTAATGTCCTTGCTAGTTGCGGGAGTGTGAGAATATCCTTTTCAGAGAGAACACCACAAAAG GTGTCATATACTATATTGAAGGAACTTGGGGGTAATCCCAAAGTCTATATTTGGGATGGACAAG AACCAAACCCACATTTGGGGCATCTAGCTTGGGCAGATGCGTTTGTTGTCACAGCAGATTCCGTGAGCATGATAAGTGAAGCTTGCAGCACTGG GAAGCCTGTTTATGTTATCGGAGCTGAGAGGTGCAAATGGAAGTTCACAGAATTCCACAAATTATTGAGAGAAAAAGGGGTTGTCAGGCCTTTTACGGGTTCAGAAGAT ATATCAGAAAGTTGGAGCTATCCGCCCCTGAATGACACTGCTGATGCAGCTAAAAAGGTCCGTGAATCGCTTGCTGCACGAGGGTGGAAACTGAAGACATAG